From Permianibacter aggregans, a single genomic window includes:
- the parE gene encoding DNA topoisomerase IV subunit B — protein sequence MANQQYTADSIEVLSGLDPVKRRPGMYTDTTRPNHLAQEVIDNSVDEALAGHCKNIAVILHPDGSLEVQDDGRGMPVDIHPEQKVPGVEVIMTKLHAGGKFSNKSYKFSGGLHGVGISVVNALSSHVEVKVRRDAQEYRMTFADGDKKSNLKVIGEVGKRVTGTTITFLPNPKYFDSPKFSIPRLKYVLRAKAVLAPGLRISFHDVANNDKEEWFYEDGLRAYLQSTLGDNECIPEDLFCGAMESENEAVDWALTWLPEGGEALAESYVNLIPTAQGGTHVNGLRQGLAEAMREFCDLRSLLPRGIKLAPEDVWERISYVISVKMKEPQFSGQTKEKLSSRECATFVSGVVKDVFSLWLNNHPQIGEALAQMAISNANKRLKAGKKIERKKITQGPALPGKLADCVGADVMKSELFLVEGDSAGGSAKQARDKEFQAIMPLRGKILNTWEVDSDQVLGSQEVHDIAVAIGVDPGKNDLKGLRYGKICILADADSDGLHIATLLCALFVKHFRSLVEAGHVYVACPPLYRIDIGKDVYYALDEAERDGLLDRIQAEKKKGKVQVTRFKGLGEMNPLQLRETTMDPNTRRLMQLTIDDAEQTEAIMDMMLAKKRASDRKVWLEEKGNMAEVV from the coding sequence ATGGCCAATCAGCAGTACACCGCCGACTCGATTGAAGTATTAAGTGGTCTGGACCCGGTCAAACGCCGTCCGGGCATGTATACCGACACCACCCGGCCGAACCATCTGGCGCAAGAAGTCATCGATAACTCGGTTGACGAAGCGCTGGCCGGTCACTGCAAAAACATTGCGGTGATCTTGCACCCGGATGGCTCGTTGGAAGTGCAAGACGATGGCCGCGGCATGCCGGTCGATATTCACCCGGAACAAAAAGTACCGGGCGTTGAAGTGATCATGACCAAGCTGCACGCCGGTGGTAAGTTCTCGAACAAAAGCTATAAATTCTCCGGTGGTTTGCACGGCGTCGGCATTTCCGTCGTTAACGCGCTGTCTTCGCATGTCGAAGTGAAAGTGCGTCGCGACGCCCAGGAATACCGGATGACATTCGCCGATGGCGATAAAAAATCGAACCTGAAAGTTATCGGCGAAGTCGGCAAGCGCGTGACCGGCACGACCATTACCTTTCTACCGAATCCAAAATATTTCGATTCGCCAAAGTTCTCGATACCTCGTTTGAAATATGTACTGCGCGCCAAAGCGGTGTTGGCCCCGGGCTTGCGCATTTCGTTTCACGATGTCGCCAATAACGACAAAGAAGAATGGTTCTACGAAGATGGCTTGCGCGCTTATTTGCAATCGACGCTAGGCGATAACGAATGCATTCCGGAAGACCTGTTCTGCGGCGCGATGGAATCCGAGAACGAAGCCGTCGATTGGGCGCTAACCTGGCTGCCGGAAGGCGGCGAAGCGCTGGCCGAAAGTTACGTCAACTTGATCCCGACCGCGCAGGGCGGCACCCATGTTAACGGTCTGCGTCAGGGCCTCGCCGAAGCGATGCGCGAATTCTGCGATTTGCGCAGCTTGTTGCCGCGCGGTATCAAGCTGGCACCGGAAGACGTGTGGGAACGCATTTCCTACGTTATCTCGGTAAAAATGAAAGAGCCGCAATTCTCCGGCCAAACCAAAGAAAAACTCAGCTCACGCGAATGCGCGACCTTTGTTTCCGGCGTCGTCAAAGACGTGTTCAGCCTGTGGCTGAATAACCATCCGCAAATCGGCGAAGCGCTGGCGCAAATGGCAATATCGAACGCCAACAAGCGCTTGAAAGCTGGCAAGAAAATCGAGCGGAAAAAAATCACTCAAGGTCCGGCACTGCCCGGCAAGCTCGCCGATTGCGTTGGCGCTGACGTGATGAAATCGGAACTCTTTTTGGTGGAAGGCGATTCCGCCGGCGGCTCAGCCAAGCAAGCCCGCGATAAAGAATTCCAAGCGATTATGCCGCTACGCGGAAAAATCCTGAACACCTGGGAAGTCGATTCCGATCAGGTCTTGGGTTCGCAAGAAGTGCACGATATTGCGGTGGCCATTGGCGTCGATCCCGGCAAGAACGATCTGAAAGGTCTGCGCTACGGCAAAATCTGCATCCTCGCCGATGCCGACTCCGACGGCCTGCATATCGCGACACTTTTATGCGCGCTATTCGTCAAACATTTCCGTTCACTCGTTGAAGCCGGCCATGTTTATGTCGCCTGCCCTCCGCTATACCGAATCGATATCGGCAAAGACGTGTACTACGCGCTCGACGAAGCCGAACGCGACGGCCTGCTCGATCGCATCCAGGCCGAAAAGAAAAAAGGCAAAGTACAGGTCACCCGATTCAAAGGCCTCGGCGAAATGAATCCGCTGCAACTGCGCGAAACGACGATGGACCCGAATACCCGAAGGCTAATGCAGCTAACCATCGATGACGCCGAGCAAACGGAAGCGATCATGGACATGATGCTGGCGAAGAAACGCGCCAGTGATCGGAAAGTATGGTTGGAAGAAAAAGGGAATATGGCTGAAGTGGTTTAA
- a CDS encoding AAA family ATPase: protein MIRCLYVDNFRGFHDSILELRKVNFFVGENSTGKSSILSLLKIISDFEFQYLGELKSRDVFLGSFKEIASKDQPITIAELMGKESEDGLGFEEIRSALMYEFRNEEGLPSLRKITFYSDQQIVTVHKDKDATKARSLAISEFFYMEDAHELMRKMRDFQNSESISGWKKIESPNIGRTGAVQLLDIACATLALKKISSSLYKRERSEIIWLAPIRAKPKRTYDGFRAAYTPEGDHAPYLLKKLLTTEKYRRHAEIIDSFGEDSGLYSNVEVNSYGKDETSPFELKVKIGRRKVRITNVGYGVSQVLPIIAEFVARGKSCYVIQQPEVHLHPRAQAALGEFIFTFANNLGAEFLIETHSDYLIDRFRLKMSEANKSRNKQKLDTDAQVVFFEKNNNGNKFTVIPVLSNGQYSEVQPRTFRDFFLKEQLSLLGI from the coding sequence ATGATTCGTTGTTTGTATGTCGATAATTTTCGAGGATTCCATGACTCCATACTGGAGTTAAGGAAGGTAAATTTTTTTGTGGGTGAAAACAGCACAGGAAAGTCATCAATCCTTTCTCTATTGAAGATCATTTCAGATTTTGAGTTTCAGTATCTCGGAGAGTTGAAGTCAAGAGATGTGTTTCTTGGGTCTTTCAAAGAGATCGCTAGCAAAGATCAGCCAATCACTATTGCGGAGTTAATGGGAAAGGAATCTGAAGATGGATTGGGGTTTGAGGAGATACGTTCTGCCCTAATGTATGAATTTAGGAATGAGGAAGGGCTTCCCTCATTAAGAAAGATTACATTCTACTCTGATCAGCAGATAGTTACTGTACACAAAGATAAAGATGCCACAAAGGCTAGAAGTTTAGCGATTAGTGAGTTCTTCTATATGGAAGACGCGCATGAACTGATGCGGAAAATGCGGGACTTTCAGAATAGTGAGTCCATCTCGGGATGGAAAAAAATCGAGTCTCCAAATATAGGTAGGACTGGGGCGGTCCAGCTTCTCGATATCGCGTGTGCTACGTTAGCCTTGAAAAAGATCTCAAGTTCACTCTACAAAAGAGAGAGAAGCGAAATAATCTGGTTGGCTCCTATTCGAGCTAAACCCAAAAGAACCTATGATGGTTTCAGAGCGGCCTATACGCCCGAGGGAGACCACGCCCCATATTTATTAAAAAAATTATTGACTACAGAAAAGTACAGAAGGCACGCAGAAATTATTGATTCTTTTGGTGAGGATAGTGGGCTTTATTCAAACGTTGAAGTTAATTCCTATGGGAAGGATGAGACATCTCCATTTGAGCTAAAAGTGAAAATTGGGAGAAGAAAGGTCCGCATTACAAACGTGGGTTATGGTGTCTCACAGGTGCTGCCAATTATCGCGGAGTTTGTAGCAAGGGGAAAAAGTTGTTATGTAATTCAGCAGCCAGAGGTTCATCTGCATCCAAGGGCTCAGGCAGCGCTGGGCGAATTTATTTTTACTTTTGCTAATAATTTAGGAGCTGAGTTCCTGATTGAGACCCATAGCGACTACCTGATCGATAGGTTTCGATTAAAAATGAGTGAGGCAAATAAGTCTCGTAACAAACAAAAACTAGATACAGATGCACAAGTCGTTTTTTTTGAAAAGAATAACAACGGAAATAAATTTACTGTAATACCTGTTTTGTCTAACGGACAGTATTCCGAGGTTCAGCCGAGAACATTTAGGGACTTCTTTCTCAAAGAACAACTAAGCTTGCTCGGTATTTGA
- the tnpA gene encoding IS200/IS605 family transposase gives MDEFESLSHSKWECKYHVVFIPKCRRRTLYKQLRPHLGEIFHKLAARKECRIEEGHVMPDHVHMLISIPPKHAVSQVVGFIKGKSAIHLARVYGERKQNFIGQHFWARGYFVSTVGRDEETIREYIRNQEKEDERLEQMKLWS, from the coding sequence ATGGACGAGTTTGAAAGCCTAAGCCACTCAAAGTGGGAGTGCAAATACCATGTAGTATTTATTCCGAAGTGCCGTCGAAGGACGCTGTATAAGCAACTGCGACCGCATCTCGGAGAGATATTCCATAAACTGGCCGCGCGGAAGGAATGCCGGATCGAAGAGGGGCATGTGATGCCAGATCATGTGCATATGCTGATTTCGATACCACCGAAACATGCGGTGTCGCAGGTAGTGGGTTTTATCAAGGGAAAGAGCGCCATACATCTAGCGCGAGTATATGGAGAACGAAAGCAAAATTTTATCGGTCAACACTTTTGGGCGAGGGGGTACTTCGTTTCGACAGTGGGGCGAGACGAAGAGACAATTCGAGAGTACATCCGGAACCAGGAAAAAGAGGATGAGCGCCTCGAACAAATGAAGCTGTGGAGTTGA
- the parC gene encoding DNA topoisomerase IV subunit A: MTESMYGDIERRALSDFTEQAYLNYSMYVIMDRALPFIGDGLKPVQRRIVYAMSELGLDAASKHKKSARTVGDVLGKYHPHGDSACYEALVLMAQPFSYRYPLIDGQGNFGSPDDPKSFAAMRYTESKLSKYAQLLLEELGQGTTDWQPNFDGTMEEPVNLPARVPNLLCNGTTGIAVGMATDIPPHNLREVVAACTFLLDHPTCEIEELAVRLPGPDFPTEAEIITPRIEMLEMYKTGKGSIRQRAKYEVEDGEVVITALPYQTSGSKVIEQIAAQMQQKKLPMVADLRDESDHEHPCRIVIVPRSNRIDAAELMGHLFATTDLEKSFRANFNVIGLDGKPQVKDLKTLLSEWLTFRVDTVRRRLQWRLDKVEARLHILDGLLVAFLNIDEVIRIIREEENPKQELMARFGLSDRQAEAILDLKLRHLAKLEEIKIRGEQMELMQEQANLQRTLASDTRMKNLVRSELLADSHKFGDERRSPIVEREQAKAISEDEMLPSEPVTVVLSQMGWARCAKGHDVDAPGLNYKAGDSYLASAQGKSNQQAVFMDSTGRAYSVTAKDLPSARGQGEPLTSRFTPEPGATFTGVALAEESEQYLICSDGGYGFVCNYGDLVSRNKSGKNVLNMPSGALVLPMQPVSNIETDRVAVATNDGRLLVFPLKDLPQMAKGKGNKMIGIETAKLEKREEFVAGAVVLPENANLLITSGKRTFTMKPSDLEHYLGERGRRGHKLPRGFQKVDAVGIERKD; the protein is encoded by the coding sequence ATGACTGAATCCATGTACGGCGATATTGAACGCCGGGCCTTGTCGGATTTTACCGAACAGGCGTATTTGAATTACTCGATGTACGTGATCATGGATCGCGCCCTGCCATTTATTGGTGATGGCCTAAAGCCGGTGCAGCGGCGCATCGTTTATGCGATGAGCGAGCTGGGGCTGGATGCCGCCTCGAAGCATAAAAAGTCGGCGCGTACCGTCGGTGATGTGCTCGGTAAATACCATCCGCATGGCGACAGCGCCTGTTATGAAGCGCTGGTGTTGATGGCGCAGCCATTCAGCTATCGTTATCCATTGATCGACGGTCAAGGTAACTTCGGTTCGCCGGATGACCCGAAATCGTTCGCGGCGATGCGTTATACCGAATCGAAGCTGTCGAAGTATGCGCAGTTATTGCTGGAAGAACTGGGTCAAGGTACGACCGATTGGCAGCCGAACTTTGACGGCACGATGGAAGAGCCGGTGAATTTGCCGGCACGGGTACCGAATTTATTGTGCAATGGCACCACCGGTATCGCCGTTGGTATGGCTACCGATATTCCACCGCATAACCTGCGTGAAGTGGTTGCCGCTTGTACCTTCCTGCTCGATCATCCGACTTGCGAAATCGAAGAGCTGGCCGTGCGCTTACCCGGTCCGGATTTTCCGACCGAAGCGGAAATCATCACGCCGCGTATCGAAATGCTGGAGATGTACAAAACCGGCAAAGGCAGTATCCGTCAGCGCGCCAAATATGAAGTGGAAGACGGCGAGGTAGTGATCACGGCGCTGCCGTATCAAACCTCCGGTTCGAAAGTCATCGAGCAAATCGCTGCCCAGATGCAGCAGAAGAAACTGCCGATGGTTGCCGATTTGCGCGATGAATCCGACCACGAACATCCGTGCCGTATTGTTATCGTGCCGCGCTCGAATCGGATTGATGCCGCTGAACTGATGGGCCATTTGTTCGCGACTACCGATCTGGAAAAATCTTTCCGCGCCAACTTCAACGTCATCGGCCTTGATGGCAAGCCGCAAGTCAAAGATTTAAAAACGCTGCTGAGTGAATGGCTGACGTTCCGTGTGGATACCGTGCGTCGTCGTTTGCAATGGCGTTTGGATAAAGTCGAAGCGCGTTTGCATATTTTGGATGGCTTGCTGGTCGCGTTCCTGAATATTGATGAAGTGATTCGCATCATCCGTGAAGAGGAAAATCCGAAGCAGGAGCTGATGGCGCGATTTGGTTTGTCTGACAGGCAGGCCGAAGCGATTCTTGATTTGAAACTGCGCCATTTGGCCAAGCTCGAAGAAATCAAGATTCGTGGCGAGCAAATGGAATTGATGCAGGAACAAGCCAACCTGCAGCGCACGCTGGCCAGTGACACCCGGATGAAGAATCTGGTGCGTTCGGAACTGCTGGCCGATTCGCACAAGTTTGGCGATGAGCGCCGCTCGCCTATCGTTGAACGCGAACAGGCGAAAGCGATCAGCGAAGACGAAATGCTGCCATCGGAACCCGTAACGGTTGTGCTGTCGCAAATGGGCTGGGCGCGTTGCGCCAAAGGCCACGATGTTGATGCGCCGGGTTTGAATTACAAAGCCGGGGATTCGTATTTGGCCAGTGCGCAAGGCAAGAGCAATCAACAGGCGGTATTTATGGATAGCACCGGCCGTGCTTATTCGGTTACCGCCAAAGACCTGCCGAGTGCACGCGGCCAAGGCGAGCCGCTGACTTCACGCTTTACGCCAGAACCCGGTGCAACGTTTACCGGCGTCGCGCTCGCCGAAGAAAGCGAGCAATACCTGATTTGCTCCGATGGCGGTTACGGTTTCGTTTGTAACTACGGTGATTTGGTCTCGCGCAACAAGTCCGGCAAGAACGTGCTGAACATGCCGAGCGGCGCGCTGGTGTTGCCGATGCAGCCGGTGTCGAATATCGAAACCGATCGCGTCGCGGTGGCCACCAATGACGGCCGCCTGCTGGTGTTCCCGCTGAAAGATTTGCCGCAAATGGCCAAAGGCAAAGGCAACAAGATGATCGGCATAGAAACCGCGAAGCTTGAAAAGCGCGAGGAGTTTGTTGCCGGTGCCGTCGTGCTGCCGGAGAACGCCAACTTGCTGATTACTTCCGGCAAACGCACGTTCACGATGAAGCCTTCGGATCTGGAGCATTACCTTGGTGAGCGTGGCCGGCGCGGTCACAAATTGCCGCGCGGTTTCCAGAAAGTCGATGCCGTTGGTATTGAACGGAAAGATTGA
- a CDS encoding chalcone isomerase family protein — protein sequence MRWSVIACLFFFCAALPAEYLSTTLLRKDQTLTLNGIGTVRQLNLDLYHVALYVSQTGKTPEALFDARQRRVLHLRVTADRMFATGTARHFRELMHVNNSRDDLQREAENLAQFYSVFQHGLAQGDEIIFDNSDGSSTLIMINGSEILRIRSPLFFNMLLRCYLGPRPPGLQLKNELLSTDGINVAARLSELNALIVQENREKVYQSVRIAKATPAPTPEPEPVRNEPPQSTAVRSEPAQTETARADVAKAETARNETRAESETKKPAASKPAPQQTTIIDKPKPTPPTDKPATAITKEPAAETLAKAEPAKPKLSDTDVAELLADYQLALQAQLQKALQYPHRELKRKYGLTQLARVKGHVILKLNLDRSGDINAIWYIEKSPEKILDETAMNLVDSQAPFPALPEKLPEQAYEFFIELKFNPD from the coding sequence ATGCGTTGGAGCGTTATTGCCTGTCTGTTCTTTTTCTGTGCTGCGCTGCCGGCCGAATACCTGAGCACGACGCTGCTGCGTAAAGACCAGACGCTGACGCTGAATGGTATTGGTACGGTCAGACAACTGAATCTCGATCTCTATCACGTTGCGCTTTACGTCAGCCAAACGGGCAAGACTCCGGAAGCATTGTTCGATGCCCGCCAGCGCCGCGTGCTGCATTTGCGCGTCACCGCCGACCGCATGTTCGCGACCGGCACCGCCCGCCATTTTCGCGAGCTGATGCACGTCAACAATAGCCGTGATGATCTGCAACGCGAAGCGGAAAACCTGGCGCAGTTCTACAGCGTGTTTCAACATGGTCTGGCGCAAGGCGACGAAATCATTTTCGATAACAGTGACGGCAGCAGCACGCTGATCATGATCAACGGCTCTGAAATACTGCGCATTCGCTCACCGCTGTTTTTCAATATGCTGCTGCGCTGCTATCTCGGCCCGCGCCCGCCAGGCTTACAATTGAAAAATGAATTGCTGTCCACCGATGGTATCAATGTCGCAGCGCGACTGTCGGAATTGAATGCGCTCATCGTGCAAGAAAATCGGGAAAAGGTTTACCAATCGGTGCGCATCGCCAAGGCCACGCCAGCGCCAACACCCGAACCAGAGCCGGTGCGTAATGAACCGCCCCAATCCACCGCGGTTCGCAGCGAGCCCGCCCAGACCGAAACGGCACGTGCCGACGTCGCGAAAGCCGAGACAGCGCGCAACGAAACCCGCGCAGAAAGCGAGACGAAAAAGCCAGCAGCGAGCAAACCCGCACCACAACAAACAACGATCATCGACAAACCGAAACCAACGCCACCGACCGATAAACCGGCGACGGCTATCACCAAGGAGCCTGCCGCCGAAACCCTGGCGAAAGCCGAGCCGGCGAAACCGAAGTTATCCGATACCGATGTCGCTGAGCTACTGGCTGATTATCAGTTGGCGCTGCAAGCACAGCTACAAAAGGCGCTGCAATATCCACATCGCGAATTGAAACGTAAATACGGACTGACACAACTGGCGCGGGTCAAAGGCCATGTCATTCTGAAACTGAATCTGGATCGCAGCGGCGATATCAACGCCATCTGGTATATCGAGAAAAGTCCGGAAAAGATCCTTGATGAAACCGCGATGAATCTGGTCGACAGCCAGGCGCCGTTTCCCGCGCTGCCGGAAAAATTGCCAGAACAAGCTTATGAGTTTTTCATTGAACTGAAATTCAATCCGGATTGA
- a CDS encoding adenylate/guanylate cyclase domain-containing protein — protein sequence MATSRYRSAPYNLKTEAPSLTLAQKLAFAIGGVMAVIMAISWWFTSFSVERLLAQHAIAYGHHLAKLSASSAAEPLLAEDKLQLSVLLGTIKDDPYILSAAVYDQYGLVVVSTDEMPALPIHQLDKLSLVREMPSLSTQVALTAPILFHDLKAGYLLITLDRESLENPLRNSVRKIAIASALMIVVAMFGAYLLGRWLAQPIDRLTHATRALREGRYELLINERRDDEIGEIIGTLNDMAQHLHKRQHTEKTLSRFVSKSVATQLMLNDGVQAPAKHVVATVVFIDLVGFTSLSEKLPAQRVAELLNFYFSLVNRAAKLYQGNVDKYIGDGVMLVFGSPHKDPEHPFHALCFCSLFSQLVEASVRHRPSWMPPVQFRIGLHTGDMIAGSMGSEDRMQYTVIGDSVNTAARLCEASTGSEIVLSEAVLHQPKIRHRIEVEAKGNIALKGKSEQTSTFVLKRLHEPFNLLIDRQVEHVLSYLPKLSQ from the coding sequence ATGGCCACATCACGCTATCGTTCCGCGCCATATAACCTTAAGACAGAAGCGCCTTCGCTGACGCTGGCGCAGAAGCTCGCATTTGCGATCGGCGGCGTCATGGCCGTGATCATGGCGATCAGTTGGTGGTTCACCAGTTTCAGTGTTGAACGTCTGCTGGCGCAGCATGCGATTGCCTACGGCCATCATCTTGCTAAGTTGTCGGCAAGCTCCGCCGCTGAACCACTGCTCGCTGAAGACAAACTGCAATTGTCAGTTCTGCTCGGTACGATCAAAGACGATCCGTATATCTTGAGCGCCGCGGTTTATGATCAGTACGGCCTCGTTGTCGTCAGCACCGATGAGATGCCAGCGTTACCGATTCATCAACTCGACAAACTGTCGCTGGTGCGTGAGATGCCGTCACTGAGTACACAAGTCGCGTTGACAGCACCGATTCTGTTTCATGATCTGAAAGCCGGTTATTTGCTGATCACACTCGATCGGGAAAGCCTGGAAAATCCGCTGCGCAATTCCGTGCGCAAAATCGCCATTGCCTCGGCGCTGATGATCGTCGTCGCGATGTTCGGCGCTTATTTGCTCGGGCGCTGGCTGGCGCAACCTATTGATCGTTTAACGCACGCGACACGTGCGCTGCGCGAAGGCCGTTATGAGTTGCTGATCAACGAACGACGCGATGACGAAATCGGTGAAATTATTGGCACGCTGAACGACATGGCTCAGCATCTGCACAAACGTCAGCACACTGAAAAAACCTTGTCGCGCTTTGTCTCGAAATCGGTGGCCACACAACTGATGCTGAACGATGGCGTACAGGCACCGGCCAAGCATGTGGTCGCTACCGTCGTGTTCATCGATCTGGTTGGCTTTACTTCGCTGAGCGAAAAACTGCCGGCCCAGCGCGTCGCCGAATTGCTGAATTTTTATTTCTCGTTGGTCAATCGCGCCGCCAAGTTGTATCAGGGCAATGTCGATAAATACATCGGTGATGGCGTCATGCTGGTGTTCGGTTCGCCGCATAAAGATCCAGAGCATCCTTTTCACGCGCTCTGTTTCTGCAGCTTGTTCAGCCAGTTGGTCGAAGCCTCCGTACGCCATCGCCCAAGCTGGATGCCACCGGTGCAGTTCCGCATTGGTTTGCACACCGGCGACATGATTGCCGGCAGCATGGGCTCGGAAGATCGGATGCAGTACACGGTCATCGGTGATTCGGTGAACACTGCCGCGCGGCTTTGCGAAGCCAGCACCGGCAGTGAAATCGTGCTCAGCGAAGCGGTGTTGCATCAGCCGAAAATTCGCCATCGCATCGAAGTGGAAGCGAAAGGCAATATCGCGCTGAAAGGGAAAAGTGAACAGACCTCGACATTTGTGTTAAAACGTTTGCATGAACCGTTCAATCTGCTGATCGATCGCCAGGTCGAACACGTGTTGTCTTATTTGCCGAAATTGAGCCAATGA
- the serB gene encoding phosphoserine phosphatase SerB gives MNSLTLAPEICAQFDLSLAAEQAAGEIWLLAPTLQPEALQRALVQLSRQSIATNISATHDSHQHQLLRLHVSLLPDSLACRALTEICGIDCAAVERAEAPKAMLFDMDSTLITMEVIDELAKEAGAGEAVAAITEAAMRGELDFNASLQKRVATLKGLKLDALERVRQRLQFNVGVPEFAAFARADGIYLALVSGGFVPFAEWVKAQLTLDYARANTLVSERDELTGQVSGDIVNAVVKRDTLQEIRGTLPGNGPVWAVGDGANDAAMLGAADVGVAFRAKPKLRMQATLALDVSDMRGLATIIESLRQQPAR, from the coding sequence ATGAATAGTCTGACGTTGGCGCCGGAAATCTGCGCGCAATTTGATCTTTCCTTGGCAGCCGAACAGGCCGCCGGCGAAATCTGGCTGCTGGCACCGACGCTGCAACCGGAAGCGCTACAGCGGGCCTTGGTCCAGCTGTCGCGGCAATCCATTGCGACAAATATATCGGCCACTCATGATAGCCATCAGCATCAATTGTTGCGGCTGCATGTCAGCTTGTTGCCGGACAGTCTGGCTTGCCGCGCGCTCACGGAGATTTGTGGCATTGATTGTGCGGCGGTAGAGCGTGCCGAGGCACCAAAAGCCATGCTGTTTGATATGGATTCCACGCTGATCACGATGGAAGTGATCGACGAGCTCGCTAAAGAAGCCGGTGCCGGAGAGGCCGTGGCCGCGATTACCGAAGCCGCGATGCGCGGTGAGCTGGATTTCAATGCCTCGTTGCAAAAACGGGTGGCGACCTTGAAAGGCTTGAAACTCGATGCGCTGGAGCGTGTGCGCCAGCGTTTGCAGTTCAACGTCGGTGTACCGGAGTTTGCCGCGTTTGCGCGCGCCGATGGCATTTATCTGGCGCTGGTGTCGGGTGGTTTTGTGCCGTTTGCCGAATGGGTCAAAGCACAATTAACACTCGATTACGCCCGCGCCAATACGCTGGTCAGCGAGCGTGATGAACTGACTGGCCAAGTCAGTGGCGATATCGTTAACGCCGTGGTCAAGCGCGATACCCTGCAAGAGATTCGCGGCACGTTGCCAGGCAATGGTCCGGTCTGGGCTGTTGGTGATGGTGCCAATGATGCCGCGATGCTTGGCGCCGCCGATGTCGGTGTCGCGTTTCGCGCCAAACCGAAATTGCGGATGCAGGCGACGCTGGCGCTCGATGTCAGCGACATGCGCGGCTTGGCGACGATTATCGAGTCGTTGCGACAACAACCGGCGCGATAA